cccccaggcctggcctgaACCCTGGCTCAATCCCAGGGAGCAAGAACCTGCAGCAGGACCCCCCCAACATGGTGGGAGACAAGTTGCCACCAAAGACTGGAGCAGTGGTCATCGACATGGGCACAGGCACCTGTAAGATGGGTTTCGCAGGGCAGACTCGGCCCATCTACACTGTGGCCACCATCGTGGGCTGCCAGCCCCAGAAGCTGGCCAGCACCGGGCAGCAAGTGCTGGAGACGTTCATCGGCGAGGCCGCCCGCATGAGCCCGGAGCTGACGCTGGTGCAGCCTGTTCGGAACGGCATCTTGGTGGACTGGAACGCGGCTGAGCTCATCTGGCGCCACGTGCTTGAGCACGACCTCCGCGTGGAAACCCAGGACCACCCGCTGCTGTTCTCCGACCCGCCCTTCAGCCCCAGCACCAACCGTGAGAAGCTGGTGGAGGTGGTCTTCGAGTCTCTGTGCTCCCCCGCCATGTACGTGGCTTCCCAGTCGGTGCTGTCCGTCTACGCACACGGGCAGGTCAGTGGGCTGCTGGTGGACACGGGCCACGGGGTCACCTACACGGTACCTGTCTTCCAGGGCTACAACCTGCCCCACGCCGCACAGCGCCTGGACCTGGCGGGCACCCACCTGACCGCCTTCCTGGCGGAGATGCTGCTGGGCTCCGGCTTGCCGCTCGGGCAGCAGGACCTGGACACGGTGGAGACCATTAAGCATCGCTACTGCTACGTGGCTGCCGACTTGCTCAAGGAGCAGGCCCGGCCGGAGCAGGAATACCAGCAGACCCTGAAGCTGCCCGATGGGCGGACGGTAACGCTGGGCAAAGAGCTGTTCCAGTGCCCGGAGCTGCTGTTCAGCACCCCCGCGATCCCAGGGCTGTCGCCTGTGGGGGTCCCTACCATGGCCACACAGAGTCTTCTCAAGGTGCCCCTGGAGTTGCAGGCGGATGTGGCCCAGAACGTGCTGCTCTGCGGGGGCTCCTCACTCTTCCAGGGGTTCGAGGGCCGCTTCCGCGCTGAGCTGTTGCACAGTCTGCCCCGTGAGGCCCACGTGGTGGTGAAGGCCCAGCCCAGCAGGAACTTCTCGGTGTGGATCGGGGGCTCCATCCTGGCCTCATTGCATGCCTTCCAGTCCTGCTGGGTCCTGCGGGAGGAGTACGAGGAGCAGGGGCCCCACATCGTGTACCGCAAATGCTACTGATGCTGAGCAGCGGTTGGGGCAGTGTTGTGGGCAGTAAAGCTTGCGGTACCCAGCCGGCTCTGTCCTGCCTTCCCTCAGCGCTGGAGTGGTCCACTCCTGGACCCACCCAGACTCACCTTATTCTGACCCCACAGACCCACCCCAAGGAGATCTGCCTCCCAGGGCATCCCTGGTTCTGCCCTAACTCACCCCCTGTGATCGTCCCCAGAGACACCCCAGTTCTGATTCTCTAAACTCACCTCCTCCATCATCAAGGCCCAACACACCACCACGTCCTCACCCTGTCAAACCATCTCCCATGATGTGTGTCCCCCAGGGCACTCTCAGAATGGGGCTTCACCCATTCCCACCCCCAAGACATCCCCAGATTCTGACCTCTCAGCCTACTTCCATGATCTATTGCTCTTTATACAGCCCCCCCATCCCCTGGGCTCTAAACCCCCCAATTCAGCCCCTTGCTATATCCCTCAAGGACCCTCAACCAACCCCCATAACTCATCCCTCTCCAAAGAAACTGCACCGGGCACTCCAACCACCCCCTACCCCTGAGAATTTTTCCATGAGTGTTCCAACACCTAAGTTCACTCTTATAATCTGCCCCAAACATCTAATCCCCCCAAACACACCCCCAAGATCTACTTACCAAGACATCCCTGGTTCTGAGCCCCCAAAATCCACCCCTTCATTGATTTTCCCTCTTCTGATTATCCAAAGTTCTCCTGAACCCTGATGTGCTGAGCACTCCAGAATCCTCCCCACAAGTGCCCAACTCCAACATCCACCACAAAGATCCAAGTTCTGACCCTCAAGTGTCCGCCCAAGGGTGGCCTGCTAAAGGACCCCGTAGTGTCCAAAGCTCATGCCCCaagttcctcccctcccccaaactcTATTGTCCCCACATAATTTCTCCCCcagactccttccttccatccaggGGCTCCCACAACCCATCCTGCATCTGTACCCCCCAAAATCAATAGGTTCTGAAACCCCAAACCCCATGATGGCCCCCACTACTCTCAGCTTACCTCCTTGCTCTTCATCCCCCCAGAAATACTCCTGCATGGTCTCTCTCACAGTGTACCTCCTGACTCCATTCCTCAGGTCCTGGAGTCCTCCTAGGAAGGCTCTGGGCCCAAGGATGATCCTATGATGACCCCATTGATTCCCTAGGTCCCTCCTCTATGTTCTGatcccccaactcccttccccaaAGACGCTCTCCGGGGTCTCCCCATGATGAACCCCCAGGATGCTCTACTTTAGTTTTCAGACTCCCAGGAACCCACCCCCAGGCCCCATCCCTTTAGTTGAGACACCAATGAGCAGTGACGTTCCCAAGGGCTGCCCAGCACATGGTGACCCTGGGGAAGACATCCTAGGTGGGGGCTTCACCTGAACACTGGGTCTCTCCTGTGACCCACCACAAAGGTCCCCAGAGGCCAACTTCTTGGGCTGTCCATCAAATATCCCTCTATTATGCTAGTAGTTCATTGCATCTCCCCAGACCTCTCTCAGCCTATTCCTGCAACGCTACGCCGGGGCTCGCCCTGGGACCTGCCCTGAGGATGCCCTATGAGGTGTCTCCTGCCCCACCCTGTCCCCGCAGGGGCCTGGAATGGGAGCCCAGCCTCTCAGCACAGGGAACTTTGTTCTCCTCCCCACAGGGCACCCTGGGTCCCCTCTCCTCCCGCTGTCGTCATCCTCACCTACCCTGGGTCCTTGATGGAGGCAGGACCTCTGCATTCATGCTGTCATCCAGCCCAATGAACATCAAGACCCCCAGCAATCCTCCCAGGACATGTCCTCCCAGCTTATCAACAAAATAAGCACAAGCTGCCAGAGCTTATCCGTGTGAACGCTGGGTCCTCTCCTCTTTCGGTCCAGGAATCACTCATTCCTTCAATCAGTCAATGTTTATTAAGTATCTCTCAcagtctctctccatctctacctCTCCCTGAGTCtttctgtgtgtctctgagtCACCTGTCAGCATCATTCTTATGCAGGAATTTTCCAGAGTGGAAACTCACTTATTTGCAGAGCATTGAACCCACCGCACCCATCCCTTCATCCGCCATCAGACAATGAGGGTGGGTGAAGGCCTTGTCTACCCCCACCCACCCTGTCCCACTGTGTCCTGGGGACTGGGCAGTGGCTCCCACCTCATCCTGGACCAGCCAGTGGTCCTCGGCTGATGGGACAGCCCTTCAGACAGGCCAAGATCCCCAGATCACAAACATGCAGGTTGGATCCCCTTTGCTTCACCACCCTCACTTACCCAACTTGTACAATCAGCAAGACCCCCTCAAGAGATTACCAAGTGGTGAAGGGGAACTCCTTATTTTTCCCACTAGGGGGCAGCAACTCCAAGACCGAGGTGCTGATGGCTGCCTGGAATTTAAAACCATAGTGACTGTGTCCCAGACCTCAAGTGAGGCCCACCCTACACTGCAGTGTCAGGGCACTgccaatcacacacacacagagaagggaTGTGGGATAGGGCGAGTCTCAGATGCCACAGGAAATGAGGAGGATGCAGAAACCTCTACCAACGTTGGGTTGCTGGGAAACCCAAAGGGCTTTCACCTTAGACCAGACTAAGCCTCCCCCATCTCCAAACCTTCCCTGGGACAGAAATTTCCTCTACAACCCTCCAAAAATGCACCCCTCCCATTTGCACACTCTCAGGGATGGGGAGTTCACTACCTCCAGTCTGTTATTACAAatctcacctcctcccaggaGTCATGGGTAAACTTCTGTCTACACTCTCTGCCAGCCACCCCCGACGTGGAGCACTGAGAGCAGCAGAGACCCTGATACCCCCAGTCATTTCCGAACACACCCCCGAAGTCTACTATCTCGTAAGCCCACCGCGCCCAATTTCTTCCACTTCTGGTTTTAagtcattcatgcattcattccacaaacattcatTGACCAACCACTATGTGCCTGACACTGTGCTGAAGTCTAAGGAAATCGCAGTGAGTAGCAATTGGGTCTCTGCCTACCAGACCCTCCTTGAAAGCTCTGATGGAGAATGTGGGTTGGTCAGTCCCTTTTCTAGAAACATTTCTTCCATCGACTTCCAAGTGGCTGGTATCTGTTTCACACACTGACCCACAAGTCCTTTCCTTCTAATGCTTCCAAAAACCCATCCAGCTCGCTCCATCCTTCCtaccccagcccaggccccttcATTGCTCACCTGGAAGATTGTAGGGGCTCTTCCTTGGTGCCCCAATCACCCATCTTACCCTCCATAAGACTCTTGCAGAGGATTTTTGCAAAACATAGTTTAGAACACTCTAGTGGCTTTCCATTGTGTgtaaaagaaaacccaaattcTCACCACAGCCCTGAATCCTCTGCCAATCTCTCCAGACTTCTCCTTGGCTTTCCTGCCCACCCTCTTCACCCCAGCCATACCACTCACCTTTCTGGTCCTCACATGTGTTTTACAGGCTACATTGGGTCCCTCCAAAATTCTtgtgttggagtcctaacccccaggacctcagaatgtgactgtatctggaaATCGAGTCTtgacagatgtgattaagttaagatgaagtcattagggtgggccttaatccagtatgactgatTTCCTTATAAAAGGGGCACGTTATGGCAGAGACAATACAGACAGAGGGaagactgtgtgaggacacaatgagaagacagccgtctgcaagccaagaagagaggcctcggaagaaaccaaccctgccaacaccttgatcatGGACAactagcctctagaattgtgagaaaatacttggttgtttaagccactcagtctgtggtattttgttgtggcagccctagcaCACGGAGAGAGATTTTGGTGCCAAGTGTGGTTTGGAAGGTAGTTGTAATTACCAGCTATGACCACGTGACCAGTTACAGAAGTGAAGATTGTGATTACCACGAGTATTTCTTCCTTGTTTCATTATGAATACGTTTGTGTGCATGCATACATACTACAtacgtatacatacatatatgcatgtatgtatatagagTAAGCAAatatcttagttttctttcctgtcttaTACTCATATCTTGCTACATAAGAGGTATTGACAATAGGTCTTAGAATTTAACTTATAAAATGTGAAGAACTGTAAACATCACTCAAGGACTTTAtcacctcttccaggaaaaaGGTTAGTGCATTCTCAGTTGCATGTAGGATAGCTGTATCACATTAGGTGGAAATATTATCTTGTTATTGCCTTTATTTGCAAATTAAGTATGTTTTAACATATATGTATGCCAAGGTGGCAACAGGTGGacttgtgatgattaattttgtgTATCAACTATGGGGCTGTGGCGCCCAGATGCTtgtcaaacactagtctagatgttaCTGTGAAGGTATCTTTTAGATAAGACTAATGTTTAACTCTGTAAGCTTTGAGGAAAACAGATAACACCCCACAtcatgggtgggcctcatctaatcaatCGAAGGCCTTAAGAGACCACAGACTGACCTCTCTCAAGGAAggaggaattctgccagcaggcTGCCTTCAGACTCGAACTGTAactcttcctgggtctccagctgtgggaccaccctgcagattttgggcTTGTCAGGCTCCtcaattgtgtgagccaattccttaaaataaatctctctttctctctacataTATGTCCTataggttctgtttctctggagaaccctgactaatatacaTTCCTAGCCTCCTTcttacctcaggacctttgcatctGCTAGTCCCTCTACTCAGAATGCTCCTTCTCACCTCCCATCGTATCAAAGGTAGCCCCCTTCACAGTATGATGCGAAGCTCAgatgacagaaaagaaatgattaaaacaATTGACTTCACGtaagtatgaaaaaaaaaatctgcaaggTTAAAAAAATCACCCTGAACAAAATCAAGACAAATGatagtttagaaaataaattaagtaataaataatgcttttttcattgttttaaattgaggtaacattggtttataacattatataaatttcaggtgtacatcattatattttgatttctgtgtagactacatcaagTTCaacatccaaagactaattaccatccatcaccaaacACATCTGCCCagttaccccttttgccctcatCTCTCCCCCATTCCgatgtggtaaccaccaatccaatctctgtatctatatgtcgtttgttgttgttgttgttgtaatcttctatttatgagtgagatcatatggtatttggctttctctgtctgacttatttcacttagcagaatacccttaaggtccaaccatgttgtcaccAATGGCAAGATTgcatcttttttatagctgagtagtattccattgcctACATATACCACCACATCTTTGGCGATtgatcccttgatgggcacttaggttgtttccaagtctttattattgtgaataatgttgtgaTGAAGGTAGGAGTGCATATGTCTTTATGCATTAGTTTTTCGCATGTtctgtggataaatacccagcagtggaatagctggatcatatggtagccctattcttatttttttgtggaatctccatacccattttccatagtggctgcaccaatttacattcccaccagcagcatatgagagttCCGTTTTCTACACATTCTCTCTAgtgcttgttattttttgtcttgttaattatagtcattctgattggtgtgaggtgatatctcattgtagttttgatttgcatttccctaattagtgatgttgaacatcggTTCATCTgtctgttggccacctgtatatattctttggaaagatgtccattcagatcctttgcccattttttaattgaattgtttggttttttgttgttgagatacaCAAGTTCTGTACACATTTTGAATGTTAACCCATtatcaaatatcttctcccaattattaggttgtcttttattctcgttaatggtttcctttgctgcgcaggagctttgtagtttgatgtagtcccatttgtttacttttttcttttgtttcccttgtctggtcAGACATTGCGTttgaaaatacgctgctaagacttaatgtcaaggagtgtactgcctatgttttcttctaggagttttatgatttcaggtcttacattcaagtctgtaatccattttgagttaattttttgtgtatggtgtaagataatggtccacttttattcttttgcatgtggctgtctaatTTTCCCAGCAAAATTCATGGAAGAggctttctttcttccattgtatgttcttggttcccttgtcgaaaattacctgtccatagaatgtgggtttatttctgggctcttgactgtgttccattgatctgtctgtctgttttggtgccagtaccatactgttttgattactatagctttgtagtatattttgaaatcagggagcataatatctccagctttgttcttttttctcaggattgctttggctatttgggttctttgttgtcccatataaattttaggattctttgctctatttcaatgaaaaatgtcattggacaTTTGACATggattgcagtgaatctatagatttctttaggaagtatagacattttaactatgttaattcttccaattcatgaccatggaatgtctttccatttatttgtgtcttcattttctttcaacaaagttttatagttttcggtgtacaattatttcacctctttggttaaatttattcctaggtatttacttctttttggtgcaattgtaaatgggattgtattcttcatttctcctccTGATACTTTGttgtaagtgtatagaaatgcagctgatgttgattttgcatcctgcaactttattctactcatttattatttctaatagtttttttggtggattctttaggattttctatatataaaatagtgccatctgcaaataatcacagttttatttcttcctttccaatttggatctgattttttctttttttgcctgattgttctgactaggacttccaatactatgttaagtaatagtggtgaaagtgggcatccttgtcttgttcctgtctttAAGCagtagctttcaggttttctctgttgagtatgatattagctgtgggtttgtcatatatggcctttattatgttgaggtgctttccttctatgatcattttattgagtttttattgtaaatggatgctgtatcttgtcaaatgctttctctgcatctattgagatgatcgtgtgatttttattcttcattttgttaatgtggtttatcaccTTCATTGATCTGAAGATGGTGAACCATTGCTGCATCACTGAAATATATCgcatttgatcatggtgtgtgatttTTCCTGTAttgttgcatttgatttgctagtattttgtggaggatttttgcattgatgttcatcagcaatattagcctggaattttctttccttgttgcccttgtctggttttggtagctgggtaatgttggccttgtggaatgagttaggaagcttcccctcctcttcaaattttggaagaccttgagaaggataggttttaagccttctttgaatgtttggtggaattcaccagggaagccatagggtcctggagttttattttttgggaggttcttgattactgttttgatttccttaCTGGTGCTTGGCCtcttcaaattctctatttcttcttgattcagttttggaagtttgcatgattctaagaacttatccatttcttctagatatccaatttgttggtgtatagcttttaatagtattctcttataattttttctatttctgaagttTCTGTTAtaaattctcctctttcatttctgattttattatttgagcattctctcctttttcttggtGAGACTAGCTAAAGGTTgtcaatttcttttatctttcatagaactagctcttactttcattgatttatccctttttttctagtctctcatttatttcaagtctgatttttattatttcctttcttctactgattttgggctttatttgttcttctttttctagttcttttaggtgcacAATTAGCTTCtttagttgagatttttcttatttgttgagataagcctatattgctataaacttccctcttagtaccacttttacTGTATCCTATAAAATTTGGcatgtcacattttcattttcttttatgtacagattttcttatttcttccttgactCAGTAGTTGTttggtagcattttgtttaatctctgcaAATttctggcttttccagttttcttcttgtggttgatttctaatttatagCTATGTGCTCAGAAGCGAtggtttgtattattttaatctccttaaatttgttgagacttgctttgtggcctaatatatgatctattttGGAGAACACTCCATGtacattcaaaaagaatgtgtgttctgcagtttggggatggaatgttctgtgttcATATACTAAGCACATCTGGTCTAAcgtatcatttaaggccaatgtctctttattgatcttctgctaAGATGATCTTTCCAATGATCTGAGTAGAGTGTTAAAGTTTCCTACTATTACTGTGCCACTGTGagtttgtccttttatgtctgttcataattacattatatatttaggtgctcctatgttgagtgcatagatgtTACAAGTGTtgtgtcctcttgttggattgttcccttgaTCATTATGTAGTATCGTTCTTTGTCTATTgtttcagatttattttaaagtttattttgtctgatagaagcaAAGgtgctccagctttcttttcatttccatttgcgtggagtatctttttccatcccttcacttccaGTTTGTGAGTTTTGTTAGGTCTTAATTATGTCTGTGTGCAGAATATATATGGGTCCTGCTTTCTTACCCATTCagccaccctgtgccttttgattagaacatttagtccattgacatttaaagtagctattgataagtgtgcatttattgccattttgttacttttattctggatgttttagtggttcttctttgttcttctcttgctctcttcgcTTCTGATTTGATGTTTTTGGTAtttgtttgggtttctttctcttcactttttgtgtgtgtattgtaggtttcttatttgtgattaccatgaggttcata
The Equus caballus isolate H_3958 breed thoroughbred chromosome 7, TB-T2T, whole genome shotgun sequence genome window above contains:
- the LOC100064420 gene encoding actin-like protein 9, which codes for MDANHSNPLEPQSSPEAPRPGLNPGSIPGSKNLQQDPPNMVGDKLPPKTGAVVIDMGTGTCKMGFAGQTRPIYTVATIVGCQPQKLASTGQQVLETFIGEAARMSPELTLVQPVRNGILVDWNAAELIWRHVLEHDLRVETQDHPLLFSDPPFSPSTNREKLVEVVFESLCSPAMYVASQSVLSVYAHGQVSGLLVDTGHGVTYTVPVFQGYNLPHAAQRLDLAGTHLTAFLAEMLLGSGLPLGQQDLDTVETIKHRYCYVAADLLKEQARPEQEYQQTLKLPDGRTVTLGKELFQCPELLFSTPAIPGLSPVGVPTMATQSLLKVPLELQADVAQNVLLCGGSSLFQGFEGRFRAELLHSLPREAHVVVKAQPSRNFSVWIGGSILASLHAFQSCWVLREEYEEQGPHIVYRKCY